The following coding sequences are from one Halictus rubicundus isolate RS-2024b chromosome 11, iyHalRubi1_principal, whole genome shotgun sequence window:
- the Scaf gene encoding inactive serine protease scarface, with product MKKMLVNLLLLVITIFSSNAFPSPGDYDQTAFQVPVDQQFIQQTANTDYFDVDDSKSTLLLEQTADFTISCLGQDRICVQKGNCLNGYIHLTNHDLLANKGQVCRVQDEVCCQAIVESEIGSSASDQDFVGNSKNPGFVKQRPAVPRPPIIAHPPQQIPTSMTTYFLRYEFLTPCATRKVVQNDDLDNISQEKHIPNVQYCATFSLLLFLYYCYNIMLQTISNEFRIIFTYPVNPFISHILTSIKLYTYRDFTKMFNIADVGIGVPTHLQLGCAAALLCVEEQFCTQDGTVSTEQVHLTSRQLLQRVPLSSCKNVESGIIGKCCRDPNYVDPWPAGNLPANYSGGFDEQGFPTFLNIAKVRPPTVKTPVRVPIQTTSRPVILPPKPTSPPEEQLIQSDNSDIFPDVLIPPPETPPEVESIVDSTNIVEAKEKCGVRHKNLETSDSRTTFGEIPWQAMVLQSKDRNILCSGALISTHDVLTAANCIDSMSADDVSIKLGEWKLGYELKHEEPLPYEIINVSSISMHPGYTKGHGEHDLAILHLETPAILDHHVNTLCLPETNQLPAKKSCIATGWGKSILQAHYTGAIMHAVDMSILPTNLCKEQLTAANVSPHAADGIICTTPKEDINNVCEADVGGPLACQNEEGYYELSGIYSQDTGCQSSNQVGIFAPLDDKWMKETMLSQTYEQVLSTISEQTKTSEREDQLINSNDFRESTLFEDNQYLPPN from the exons ATGAAGAAGATGCTCGTCAACCTGTTACTATTAGTTATTACAATTTTCTCGTCAAATGCGTTCCCTTCACCAGGGGATTATGATCAGACAG CATTTCAAGTTCCCGTAGACCAACAATTCATTCAACAAACGGCCAATACAGATTACTTTGATGTCGATGACTCGAAGTCGACATTGTTGTTGGAGCAAACGGCAGATTTTACCATCAGCTGTTTAGGCCAAGATAGGATCTGTGTCCAGAAAGGCAACTGTCTCAATGGATACATTCATCTTACCAACCATGATCTCCTAGCGAATAAG GGGCAAGTGTGCAGAGTTCAAGATGAAGTCTGTTGCCAAGCTATCGTCGAATCTGAAATCGGATCGTCTGCGTCGGATCAAGATTTTGTGGGCAATAGTAAAAACCCAGGATTCGTGAAACAAAGACCTGCGGTACCTCGACCACCAATCATTGCGCATCCTCCTCAGCAGATACCTACAAGTATGACGACTTATTTTCTGCGATACGAATTCTTGACCCCTTGCGCTACG cgaaaagttgttcagaatgatgaccttgacaacatatctCAAG AAAAACACATTCCTAATGTACAATATTGCGCGACTTTTTCATTGTTACTTTTTTTATATTACTGTTATAATATTATGTTGCAAACAATTTCAAATGAATTTCGTATAATTTTTACATATCCTGTTAATCCATTTATATCGCATATTTTGACTTCTATTAAATTATACACGTACCGTGATTTCACAAAAATGTTCAACATTGCAGATGTTGGCATCGGTGTACCAACGCATCTTCAACTTGGTTGTGCGGCAGCCCTGTTATGCGTCGAAGAACAATTTTGCACCCAGGATGGCACAGTTAGTACGGAACAGGTTCATTTGACAAGTAGACAACTTCTGCAGCGAGTACCACTGAGT tcaTGCAAGAACGTTGAAAGCGGAATAATCGGCAAATGCTGCCGGGATCCGAATTACGTGGATCCTTGGCCGGCAGGAAATCTGCCTGCGAATTACTCTGGCGGCTTCGATGAGCAAGGTTTCCCAACATTTTTGAACATTGCAAAAGTGAGACCCCCGACTGTAAAAACACCGGTGCGTGTGCCGATTCAAACGACCTCGAGGCCCGTGATCCTGCCGCCTAAGCCCACGTCGCCGCCAGAAGAACAATTGATACAATCGGACAACTCTGACATCTTCCCGGATGTTCTAATTCCGCCACCAGAGACTCCCCCGGAAGTCGAAAGTATCGTAGACAGTACGAACATTGTCGAAGCGAAAGAAAAATGCGGTGTTAGACACAAG AATCTTGAAACGAGTGATTCTCGGACAACTTTCGGTGAAATTCCATGGCAAGCGATGGTGCTACAATCGAAAGATAGAAACATTCTTTGTTCCGGTGCTCTCATTAGCACCCACGACGTGCTAACTGCGGCCAACTGCATCGACAG TATGTCGGCGGACGATGTATCGATAAAGTTGGGTGAATGGAAGCTGGGATACGAGTTGAAGCACGAGGAACCGCTTCCTTATGAAATTATCAATGTGTCATCCATCAGTATGCACCCCGGCTATACAAAAGGACACGGAGAGCACGATCTCGCGATTTTGCATCTCGAGACACCAGCGATCCTCGATCATCACGTAAATACGCTCTGCTTGCCTGAAACGAATCAGTTGCCGGCGAAGAAGTCGTGCATTGCCACTGGTTGGGGAAAATCTATCCTCCAAG cgCATTACACCGGAGCAATTATGCATGCCGTGGATATGAGTATACTGCCAACGAACTTGTGCAAGGAACAGTTGACAGCTGCCAATGTAAGTCCGCATGCTGCAGACGGAATCATCTGCACTACACCTAAAGAAGATATCAATAATGTTTGCGAAGCTGACGTTGGTGGACCTCTTGCCTGTCAAAACGAAGAAGGCTATTACGAGTTGAGTGGAATTTATAGTCAAGACACGGGATGCCAATCATCGAATCAG GTTGGAATTTTTGCTCCACTGGACGACAAATGGATGAAAGAAACAATGTTGAGCCAGACGTACGAACAAGTTCTTTCAACAATTTCGGAACAGACGAAAACGAGTGAAAGGGAAGATCAGTTGATAAACTCCAACGACTTCCGGGAGAGTACTTTGTTCGAAGACAATCAGTACCTACCGCCAAATTGA
- the LOC143358971 gene encoding dnaJ homolog subfamily C member 5 isoform X1 — MDGRKMSTAGDSLYQILEIPKTATREEIKRTYRKLALKYHPDKNPNNPEAAEKFKEINRAHAILTDLTKRNIYDNYGSLGLYVGEQFGEENVNAYFVVTSGWCRALFLFCGLITACYCCCCCCCCCNFCCGKCKPTAPENSGAYYNLQVQQTCIPGLYIQKNISAFLMPEERHYELAAITLKEYDSDEEAITSQPQGGPQNNTTNQQPIFAMPAPGAAIDENTNLNSGAEKVIYTTAASTNPFIGANPGPSGNGPTKW, encoded by the exons ATGGATGGAAGAAAAATGTC aaCGGCAGGGGACTCCCTGTACCAGATTTTAGAGATTCCAAAAACTGCCACACGCGAGGAAATTAAAAGGACTTACAGAAAATTAGCATTAAAATATCATCCCGATAAGAATCCGAATAACCCAGAAGCTGCAGAGAAg tttaaagaaataaatagagCGCATGCTATATTAACAGATTTGACAAAACGTAACATATATGACAACTATGGATCCCTTGGATTATATGTTGGTGAACAATTTGGTGAAGAGAATGTTAACGCCTACTTTGTTGTTACTTCTGGATGGTGCAGG GCACTTTTCCTATTTTGTGGTCTGATAACTGCATGttattgttgctgttgttgctgttgttgctgcaaCTTTTGCTGTGGAAAATGCAAACCAACAGCACCAGAAAACAGTGGAGCATACTATAATCTTCAG GTGCAGCAAACCTGCATACCTGGCTTGTACATACAAAAGAACATTTCTGCATTTCTTATGCCTGAAGAGAGACACTACGAATTAGCAGCGATAACTCTGAAG GAATATGACAGTGATGAGGAGGCGATCACGTCTCAACCACAGGGTGGCCCACAGAACAATACCACGAATCAGCAGCCGATCTTCGCCATGCCGGCGCCGGGCGCAGCCATCGACGAGAACACAAACTTAAACAGCGGTGCTGAGAAAGTTATTTACACGACCG CCGCATCTACAAACCCGTTCATTGGCGCAAACCCTGGCCCATCCGGCAATGGTCCTACAAAGTGGTAG
- the LOC143358971 gene encoding dnaJ homolog subfamily C member 5 isoform X4 encodes MDGRKMSTAGDSLYQILEIPKTATREEIKRTYRKLALKYHPDKNPNNPEAAEKFKEINRAHAILTDLTKRNIYDNYGSLGLYVGEQFGEENVNAYFVVTSGWCRALFLFCGLITACYCCCCCCCCCNFCCGKCKPTAPENSGAYYNLQEYDSDEEAITSQPQGGPQNNTTNQQPIFAMPAPGAAIDENTNLNSGAEKVIYTTAASTNPFIGANPGPSGNGPTKW; translated from the exons ATGGATGGAAGAAAAATGTC aaCGGCAGGGGACTCCCTGTACCAGATTTTAGAGATTCCAAAAACTGCCACACGCGAGGAAATTAAAAGGACTTACAGAAAATTAGCATTAAAATATCATCCCGATAAGAATCCGAATAACCCAGAAGCTGCAGAGAAg tttaaagaaataaatagagCGCATGCTATATTAACAGATTTGACAAAACGTAACATATATGACAACTATGGATCCCTTGGATTATATGTTGGTGAACAATTTGGTGAAGAGAATGTTAACGCCTACTTTGTTGTTACTTCTGGATGGTGCAGG GCACTTTTCCTATTTTGTGGTCTGATAACTGCATGttattgttgctgttgttgctgttgttgctgcaaCTTTTGCTGTGGAAAATGCAAACCAACAGCACCAGAAAACAGTGGAGCATACTATAATCTTCAG GAATATGACAGTGATGAGGAGGCGATCACGTCTCAACCACAGGGTGGCCCACAGAACAATACCACGAATCAGCAGCCGATCTTCGCCATGCCGGCGCCGGGCGCAGCCATCGACGAGAACACAAACTTAAACAGCGGTGCTGAGAAAGTTATTTACACGACCG CCGCATCTACAAACCCGTTCATTGGCGCAAACCCTGGCCCATCCGGCAATGGTCCTACAAAGTGGTAG
- the LOC143358971 gene encoding dnaJ homolog subfamily C member 5 isoform X3, whose protein sequence is MDGRKMSTAGDSLYQILEIPKTATREEIKRTYRKLALKYHPDKNPNNPEAAEKFKEINRAHAILTDLTKRNIYDNYGSLGLYVGEQFGEENVNAYFVVTSGWCRALFLFCGLITACYCCCCCCCCCNFCCGKCKPTAPENSGAYYNLQRNQNPEGDVVTNQPRGQAKEYDSDEEAITSQPQGGPQNNTTNQQPIFAMPAPGAAIDENTNLNSGAEKVIYTTAASTNPFIGANPGPSGNGPTKW, encoded by the exons ATGGATGGAAGAAAAATGTC aaCGGCAGGGGACTCCCTGTACCAGATTTTAGAGATTCCAAAAACTGCCACACGCGAGGAAATTAAAAGGACTTACAGAAAATTAGCATTAAAATATCATCCCGATAAGAATCCGAATAACCCAGAAGCTGCAGAGAAg tttaaagaaataaatagagCGCATGCTATATTAACAGATTTGACAAAACGTAACATATATGACAACTATGGATCCCTTGGATTATATGTTGGTGAACAATTTGGTGAAGAGAATGTTAACGCCTACTTTGTTGTTACTTCTGGATGGTGCAGG GCACTTTTCCTATTTTGTGGTCTGATAACTGCATGttattgttgctgttgttgctgttgttgctgcaaCTTTTGCTGTGGAAAATGCAAACCAACAGCACCAGAAAACAGTGGAGCATACTATAATCTTCAG CGGAACCAGAATCCAGAGGGTGATGTCGTGACGAATCAACCAAGAGGCCAGGCCAAG GAATATGACAGTGATGAGGAGGCGATCACGTCTCAACCACAGGGTGGCCCACAGAACAATACCACGAATCAGCAGCCGATCTTCGCCATGCCGGCGCCGGGCGCAGCCATCGACGAGAACACAAACTTAAACAGCGGTGCTGAGAAAGTTATTTACACGACCG CCGCATCTACAAACCCGTTCATTGGCGCAAACCCTGGCCCATCCGGCAATGGTCCTACAAAGTGGTAG
- the LOC143358971 gene encoding dnaJ homolog subfamily C member 5 isoform X2, giving the protein MDGRKMSTAGDSLYQILEIPKTATREEIKRTYRKLALKYHPDKNPNNPEAAEKFKEINRAHAILTDLTKRNIYDNYGSLGLYVGEQFGEENVNAYFVVTSGWCRALFLFCGLITACYCCCCCCCCCNFCCGKCKPTAPENSGAYYNLQVQQTCIPGLYIQKNISAFLMPEERHYELAAITLKEYDSDEEAITSQPQGGPQNNTTNQQPIFAMPAPGAAIDENTNLNSAASTNPFIGANPGPSGNGPTKW; this is encoded by the exons ATGGATGGAAGAAAAATGTC aaCGGCAGGGGACTCCCTGTACCAGATTTTAGAGATTCCAAAAACTGCCACACGCGAGGAAATTAAAAGGACTTACAGAAAATTAGCATTAAAATATCATCCCGATAAGAATCCGAATAACCCAGAAGCTGCAGAGAAg tttaaagaaataaatagagCGCATGCTATATTAACAGATTTGACAAAACGTAACATATATGACAACTATGGATCCCTTGGATTATATGTTGGTGAACAATTTGGTGAAGAGAATGTTAACGCCTACTTTGTTGTTACTTCTGGATGGTGCAGG GCACTTTTCCTATTTTGTGGTCTGATAACTGCATGttattgttgctgttgttgctgttgttgctgcaaCTTTTGCTGTGGAAAATGCAAACCAACAGCACCAGAAAACAGTGGAGCATACTATAATCTTCAG GTGCAGCAAACCTGCATACCTGGCTTGTACATACAAAAGAACATTTCTGCATTTCTTATGCCTGAAGAGAGACACTACGAATTAGCAGCGATAACTCTGAAG GAATATGACAGTGATGAGGAGGCGATCACGTCTCAACCACAGGGTGGCCCACAGAACAATACCACGAATCAGCAGCCGATCTTCGCCATGCCGGCGCCGGGCGCAGCCATCGACGAGAACACAAACTTAAACAGCG CCGCATCTACAAACCCGTTCATTGGCGCAAACCCTGGCCCATCCGGCAATGGTCCTACAAAGTGGTAG